One Cryptococcus neoformans var. grubii H99 chromosome 3, complete sequence genomic region harbors:
- a CDS encoding glycerol-3-phosphate dehydrogenase → MFRGRSYMPGRRALVFTTATTVAVGSAYYALRPSPLHLDSQHVPLTKRRPGPLWAPPSREQMLEHLRTSGIYIHRTEEGGPEPGAVLRKDEAESEGDDVFDLLIVGGGATGAGTALDAASRGLKVACVEREDFSSGTSSKSTKLVHGGVRYLQKAIFELDYEQWKLVKEALRERRIFLETAPHLSHMLPILLPIYTWWQLPYYYAGCKLYDFLAGKENMESAYWMGKGKALEAFPMLKKDGLVGGVVYYDGQHNDSRMNISLVMTAVQHGAIVANYVEVTELHKKPDPSRGGQERICAATLKDRRTGETWKVRTRGVINATGPFSDGLRKLDEPTTQDIVAPSAGVHITLPNYYGPKTMGLLDPATSDGRVIFFLPWQGNVIAGTTDSPTKVSQNPIPDEKEIQWILDEVRNYLSPDVKVRRGDILSAWSGIRPLVKDPNSKNTESLVRNHMINTSKGGLLTIAGGKWTTYRAMAEETIDAAVKEFNLKPNGPSQTNHIKLVGGHAWSKTMYIKLIQQFGLETEVANHLSESYGDRAWTVASMAKPTGESWPFHGVRLSKLYPYIEAECRYACRCEYAQTAVDFIARRTRLSFLNVQATVETLPRVLDIMGEELGWDMKKKEQEFDDAMEFLKSMGLPQHTKLKLSDVERSHGHVGPLGLAQKEEVALYQRAQFTPDEVSHLRTQFERFDFDHDQRITRADLIHAMTGMGYDASVEMADSILREVDFGRKGEIDFQDYLDIAAGLKELQLENAFTHLAQLDSSRKEAGARDIGGHAHESSERREKRRKIPVERSGGGA, encoded by the exons ATGTTTCGCGGTAGGTCTTACATGCCCGGTCGACGCGCTTTGGTTTTCACCACCGCGACCACCGTTGCGGTTGGTTCTGCCTATTATGCTCTTCGACCATCCCCTTTACATCTTGACTCCCAGCATGTTCCTCTCACAAAGCGTCGTCCTGGACCACTCTGGGCACCTCCTTCCCGTGAGCAGATGTTGGAGCATCTCCGAACTTCTGGTATCTATATCCACCGAACCGAAGAAGGTGGACCCGAGCCAGGTGCTGTTCTGCGAAAAGATGAAGCGGAAAGCGAAGGCGACGATGTATTTGATCTTCTGATTGTTGGCGGAGGTGCTACCGGTGCTGGTACTGCTCTTGATGCAGCTAGTCGCGGTTTGAAGGTTGCTTGCGTTGAGAGAGAGGATTTCTCTAGTGGTACGTCTTCAAAGAGTACCAAACTGGTCCACGGCGGTGTACGATACCTACAGAAGGCGATTTTTGAGCTCGATTATG AGCAATGGAAATTGGTGAAGGAGGCCCTTAGAGAGCGTCGAATCTTCCTTGAAACTGCCCCACACCTGAGCCACATGCTTCC aattcttcttccgatCTACACCTGGTGGCAACTTCCTTATTACTACGCCGGATGCAAGCTCTACGATTTCCTTGCTGGTAAAGAGAATATGGAAAGTGCCTATTGGATGGGTAAGGGTAAGGCCCTTGAGGCTTTCCCaatgttgaagaaggatggtcTCGTCGGTGGTGTCGTGTATTACGACGGTCAGCACAATGACTCGCGGATGAACATTTCCCTTGTCATGACCGCTGTGCAGCACGGTGCGATTGTTGCCAACTATGTAGAGGTGACCGAGCTCCACAAAAAACCTGATCCTTCGCGTGGCGGCCAGGAGAGAATCTGCGCAGCAACTTTGAAGGATAGACGGACCGGTGAAACTTGGAAAGTCCGAACTAGA GGTGTCATCAATGCTACTGGCCCATTCAGCGATGGCTTGAGAAAGCTCGATGAACCTACTACGCAGGACATTGTTGCTCCTAGTGCTGGTGTTCATATCACTTTGCCT AATTATTACGGCCCAAAAACCATGGGTTTACTTGATCCCGCTACGTCCGATGGTCGAGTtattttcttccttccttggcAGGGCAATGTGATTGCCGGAACTACAGACTCCCCCACTAAGGTTTCACAAAACCCCATCCCAGACGAGAAAGAAATTCAGTGGATTTTGGACGAGGTTCGAAACTACCTCTCCCCTGATGTCAAGGTCCGACGTGGTGACATCCTATCTGCATGGTCCGGCATCAGGCCCCTTGTCAAGGATCCCAACTCCAAGAATACCGAGTCTTTGGTCCGAAATCATATGATCAACACTTCCAAGGGTGGTTTGTTGACCATCGCTGGTGGCAAGTGGACTACCTA TCGAGCTATGGCCGAGGAGACGATCGACGCCGCCGTCAAGGAGTTCAACCTCAAGCCCAACGGGCCCTCACAAACTAATCACATCAAGCTTGTTGGTGGCCACGCTTGGTCCAAGACTATGTAcatcaagctcatccaGCAATTCGGTCTTGAGACTGAGGTTGCCAACCATCTCTCCGAATCTTACGGTGACAGGGCCTGGACTGTGGCATCAATGGCTAAACCCACCG GTGAATCATGGCCCTTCCATGGTGTTCGTCTTTCAAAGCTTTATCCGTACATTGAGGCCGAGTGTCGATATGCTTGTCGATGTGAATACGCGCAGACGGCTGTTGACTTTATTGCCCGCCGAACCCGATTATCCTTCCTCAACGTCCAAGCTACAGTCGAGACCCTTCCTAGAGTTTTGGACATTATGGGCGAGGAGCTTGGTTGggacatgaagaagaaagaacaGGAGTTTGACGACGCTATGGAGTTCTTGAAGTCTATGGGCCTGCCACAG CacaccaagctcaagctttCCGACGTTGAGAGGAGTCATGGCCATGTCGGTCCTCTTGGTCTCGcgcagaaggaggaagttgCACTCTATCAAAGGGCTCAGTTCACTCCCGACGAAGTATCTCACTTGCGTACTCAGTTTGAGCGATTCGACTTT GACCATGATCAACGTATCACTCGCGCTGATCTCATCCATGCCATGACTGGTATGGGTTATGACGCGTCAGTCGAAATGGCCGACTCTATCCTTCGAGAAGTCGACTTTGGACGAAAGGGCGAGATTGACTTCCAAGATTACCTTGATATCGCTGCTGGTCTTAAGGAGTTGCAGCTCGAAAACGCCTTCACTCACTTGGCCCAGCTTGACTCTAGCAGGAAGGAGGCGGGCGCGAGGGATATTGGTGGCCATGCTCATGAGTCcagtgaaagaagagaaaagaggagaaagattCCCGTTGAGAGGTCTGGTGGAGGTGCCTAA
- a CDS encoding large subunit ribosomal protein L30 — translation MFSRSIFSTARSYYTSTSQPAQATHHLITLVRSPIGLTKASKQTLVALGLHRLRQSVLQPFGEVTAGRILKVKELVQVANVTKEEGEALMKRRRGEGSGVELSGRVYGGGKGLVEREI, via the coding sequence ATGTTCTCCAGGAGCATATTTTCAACCGCCCGTTCTTATTAcacttccacctcccaaCCTGCTCAAGCTACGCACCATCTCATCACACTCGTTCGTTCCCCCATTGGTCTCACCAAAGCCTCAAAACAGACCCTTGTCGCTCTGGGCCTTCACAGATTACGCCAGTCTGTACTTCAACCATTTGGTGAAGTTACAGCTGGTAGGATACTAAAAGTCAAGGAGTTGGTGCAAGTAGCGAACGTcaccaaagaagaaggagaggctttgatgaaaaggagaagaggagagggcaGTGGGGTTGAACTCTCAGGGAGAGTCTACGGGGGAGGAAAGGGGCTTGTTGAGAGAGAAATATAG
- a CDS encoding ornithine carbamoyltransferase → MPSATVIRYAIQGARKQNPNIVIPFKSTKIAKSRQVPPPHLLTLADLSPEQISNLIAAAAALKFVSKNVHTTAIPKRLDRRTIALIFNKRSTRTRVASETSVEALGGHPMFLGKDDIQLGVNETLEDTAKVVGSMTDGIMARVAGHEEIETLAHHSPVPVINALSDLYHPTQILADLLTLCEIYAPVPPPTEVVSGQVYSSVLNYYQSALNPAKILQGKKVAWVGDTNNITNELLVTLPRFGMHFSVAAPKGYDKFDERVWSRLVESKAESLVTLTNSPAEALRDADVVVTDTWISMGQEAEKAARLESFKGYQITNKMVSDAGAKEDWKFMHCLPRKKEEVDDEVFYGPRSVVFPEAENRKWTIMAVFEAFIGRFSLP, encoded by the exons ATGCCTTCTGCCACCGTCATCCGATACGCCATTCAAGGGGCTCGCAAACAGAACCCCAACATTGTCATCCCTTTCAAATCTACCAAGATCGCCAAGTCGCGACAggttcctcctcctcacctCCTTACCCTTGCCGACCTCTCTCCTGAACAGATTTCCAATCTCATTGCTGCTGCCGCGGCTCTCAAGTTCGTTTCAAAAAATGTGCATACGACAGCGATTCCCAAACGACTTGACCGACGAACTATCGCTCTGATCTTTAACAAGCGATCGACGAGGACTAGGGTCGCGAGTGAAACTTCTGTTGAGGCCCTTGGTGGTCATCCTATGTTTCTGGGCAAAGATGATATCCAGCTGGGAGTGAATGAGACTCTTGAAGATACCGCCAAAGTTGTAGGTAGCATGACTGACGGTATCATGGCGCGTGTAGCTGGTCACGAGGAGATCGAAACACTGGCGCATCACTCGCCTGTACCCGTTATCAATGCTCTCTCCGATTTGTACCACCCCACGCAAATCCTTGCCGACCTTCTGACGCTGTGCGAAATATATGCCCCTGTTCCTCCCCCGACTGAAGTCGTTTCTGGGCAGGTGTACTCTTCTGTCCTAAATTACTATCAGTCTGCCTTGAATCCGGCCAAGATTCTGCAAGGTAAAAAGGTGGCATGGGTTGGAGACACCAACAATATCACGAACGAGCTCTTGGTGACTCTTCCCAGGTTTGGGATGCACTTCAGCGTAGCCGCACCCAAGGGGTATGACAAGTTTGACGAGCGTGTCTGGTCCAGGCT CGTCGAATCTAAGGCTGAATCTCTTGTCACCCTCACCAACTCTCCAGCCGAAGCCCTTCGTGATGCTGACGTCGTCGTTACCGATACCTGGATTTCTATGGGTCAAGAAGCCGAAAAAGCTGCTCGTCTTGAATCCTTCAAGGGTTACCAGATCACGAACAAGATGGTCTCCGATGCTGGTGCCAAGGAAGACTGGAAATTCATGCACTGCCTGCctaggaagaaggaagaggttgacgaCGAGGTGTTTTATGGACCGAGGAGTGTTGTCTTCCCTGAGGCGGAGAACAGGAAATGGACTATCATGGCTGTTTTCGA GGCGTTTATTGGGAGGTTCTCTTTGCCGTGA
- a CDS encoding small subunit ribosomal protein S29: MAHSNVWFSRPRNYGKGSRQCRLCAHQAGLIRKWGLDLCRQCFREKAKVIGFDKYN; this comes from the exons AT GGCTCACTCCAACGTTTGGTTCTCTCG CCCCAGGAACTACGGCAAGGGCTCTCGTCAGTGCCGACTCTGTGCCCACCAGGCCGGTCTTATCCG CAAGTG GGGTCTTGACCTCTGCCGACAGTGCTTCCGTGAGAAG GCCAAGGTCATCGGTTTCGACAAG TACAACTAA
- a CDS encoding pumilio-family RNA binding protein, variant, whose protein sequence is MTTDISTRPDIKAEELVSAMGEVTLNGSGKNGHEALDLAETAEVSNQAVQERLEQKRLEHERARLAQRAKFEQQMRELEANQLAEERQLLSATTPLPAGEAASAPTTPPGHASLGSSVPDLHKEAPAPIGSLPPGPREGLNGAKSMPGSRRTSTYGGTFGMEKMNLSVKTDGSRREWRQEDDDVDAEGAQSSVKYLGMNDDDPFPGIPKQEPKHLSAASAALDLAPLSQTPPRAFGSRPFETSLKTSEWPQFSAVPGASSGAVRGVTSPLQASGLMSEELREPTLLGSRKTSPTAGMADSIASLPAMPSKSVPGTPFGFGGAGGGGAGVGKRVDSGEGLSHAQRGFSNPDLARAFGKVGGGFSMGENARPYNDLYNSFSPVNASLPPSAAVAAAFTPQVAYDPYGFDEDGYGSGSLYPGGSMGLKNKRADQDREFNRFAGVRIEDLKGELLSLCKDQHGCRYLQKKLEDGDPKHRDMIFNETYGHFPELMTDPFGNYLCQKLLEYSTEEQRSAIIDSVANDLVGISLNMHGTRAVQKMVDFLAQPRQPKQIRTLILALSMNVVALIKDLNGNHVIQKCLNKLIPEDNQFIYNAIAANLIEVATHRHGCCVLQRSIDHASPAQRMQLVTEIIFNSLYLVQDPFGNYVIQYILDLNDARFSEPLIRTFIGNVCSLSVQKFSSNVVEKCIRVADPEIRKVLVGEVLNRSRLEKLLRDSYGNYVIQTILDYCEIGQRMVLVECIRPILPSIRNTPYGKRIQSKLAREDASFQPYNGYNNNGSNSNRGRGGGGGGGGSYHSSRGHIGRPQLQHVNALTDIYGGGGPFMQYGHAPAGHMHPAHAGWAPGREPPHMGGPTHTGLSYHAPGPDGQPWLHLRGPGGGPAPNWHLSQDGPHGGVLPGGMNPQMTGTSVQAAGAVGAGEEEGLQVGGGAGPWQDPQSGGFYNGPSHVPMM, encoded by the exons ATGACAACCGATATCAGCACTAGGCCCGACATCAAGGCCGAGGAGCTTGTCTCCGCAATGGGCGAGGTAACCCTCAATGGGTCTGGGAAGAATGGGCATGAAGCTTTGGACCTGGCAGAGACT GCCGAGGTTTCCAACCAAGCTGTCCAGGAA CGCCTAGAACAGAAGCGTCTTGAGCATGAACGAGCCCGCTTGGCCCAGCGTGCGAAATTCGAGCAGCAAATGCGCGAGCTTGAAGCCAACCAACTTGCAGAGGAACGCCAACTCTTGTCCGCGACTACCCCTCTTCCCGCGGGCGAAGCCGCATCAGCTCCTACTACGCCTCCCGGGCATGCTTCTCTTGGATCTTCGGTCCCTGATTTGCACAAAGAGGCTCCCGCCCCCATTGGTTCGCTTCCGCCTGGTCCCAGAGAAGGTTTGAATGGAGCAAAGAGCATGCCTGGAAGCAGGAGGACAAGCACGTATGGCGGGACTTTTGGcatggagaagatgaactTGAGTGTTAAGACCGATGGATCCAGGAGGGAGTGGAGacaagaagacgacgacgtTGATGCGGAGGGTGCGCAGA GCTCAGTAAAATACCTCGGCATGAACGACGATGACCCCTTCCCCGGCATCCCAAAGCAAGAACCCAAACATCTCTCAGCTGCCTCTGCCGCCCTTGACCTTGCTCCCCTTTCTCAGACTCCTCCCCGAGCCTTTGGCTCTCGTCCTTTCGAAACTTCTCTGAAAACCTCGGAATGGCCTCAATTCTCTGCTGTTCCTGGTGCTTCCTCTGGTGCCGTTCGCGGTGTcacatctcctcttcaggCTTCCGGTCTGATGTCTGAGGAGCTCCGTGAACCTACGTTGCTCGGCTCTCGAAAAACCTCTCCGACAGCTGGTATGGCCGACAGCATTGCCAGCTTGCCGGCTATGCCTAGCAAGAGTGTCCCTGGCACTCCGTTCGGCTTTGGTGGCgccggtggtggtggagcagGCGTCGGCAAGAGAGTTGATTCCGGAGAAGGATTGAGCCACGCTCAGAGAGGATTCTCGAACCCTGACTTGGCGAGAGCATTTGGAAAGGTTGGTGGCGGATTCTCTATGGGGGAAAATGCTCGA CCATACAATGATCTTTACAACTCGTTCTCTCCCGTTAACGCCAGTCTCCCCccttctgctgctgtcgCCGCAGCCTTTACTCCGCAGGTTGCTTATGATCCCTACGGATTCGACGAGGATGGTTACGGTTCAGGATCTCTCTACCCTGGCGGATCCATGGGTTTAAAGAACAAGCGTGCTGATCAAGATCGCGAGTTCAACCGGTTCGCAGGCGTTCGTATTGAAGATCTCAAGGGCGAActcctttctctctgtAAAGACCAGCACGGCTGCCGCTACCTCCAAAAGAAACTCGAAGATGGTGACCCCAAACACCGTGACATGATCTTCAACGAAACCTATGGCCATTTCCCCGAACTCATGACTGACCCCTTTGGCAACTACCTCTGCCAAAAGCTTCTCGAGTACTCTACCGAAGAACAGAGGTCCGCGATCATTGATTCCGTTGCCAACGACTTGGTTGGCATCTCTTTGAACATGCACGGAACGAGGGCAGTccagaagatggtggattTCTTGGCTCAGCCTAGGCAGCCCAAGCAGATTAGGACATTGATCCTTGCTCTGAGCATGAATGTGGTGGCGCTGATCAAGGATTTGAACGGTAACCAT GTTATCCAAAAATGCCTCAACAAGCTCATTCCCGAAGATAACCAATTTATCTACAATGCTATCGCCGCCAATCTTATTGAGGTGGCCACCCATCGTCACGGTTGCTGTGTCCTGCAGCGTAGCATCGATCACGCCTCTCCCGCTCAGAGGATGCAGCTCGTCACCGAAATCATATTCAATTCTCTCTACCTTGTGCAAGATCCTTTCGGAAACTATGTCATTCAGTACATCTTGGACCTGAATGATGCTAGGTTCTCTGAGCCGCTCATCAGGACTTTCATTGGCAATGTCTGTTCGTTGTCTGTACAGAA ATTCTCTTCCAATGTTGTCGAAAAGTGTATCCGTGTGGCCGATCCCGAAATCCGCAAAGTGCTCGTCGGTGAAGTGCTCAACCGATCTCGATTGGAAAAATTGCTTCGCGACAGCTACGGCAACTATGTGATCCAGACCATCCTTGACTACTGTGAGATCGGACAGCGTATGGTTCTTGTGGAGTGCATTCgtcccatccttccttccatccgcaACACTCCTTACGGCAAACGAATCCAGTCCAAGCTTGCCCGCGAAGATGCGTCCTTCCAGCCTTACAACGGTTACAACAACAACGGCAGCAACAGTAACCGAGGTCGgggtggtggcggtggtggtggtggcagTTACCACTCTTCCCGTGGCCACATCGGCCGTCCCCAGTTGCAGCACGTTAACGCCCTGACGGACATCTATGGTGGTGGCGGCCCATTCATGCAGTACGGTCATGCCCCTGCTGGACACATGCACCCTGCTCACGCGGGCTGGGCTCCCGGTAGGGAACCACCTCACATGGGAGGCCCTACCCACACTGGTCTCTCATACCATGCTCCAGGCCCGGATGGTCAACCATGGTTGCACCTCCGCGGGCCAGGCGGTGGTCCGGCCCCCAACTGGCACTTGTCGCAAGACGGACCCCACGGCGGTGTTTTGCCTGGCGGCATGAACCCTCAGATGACAGGCACCAGCGTTCAGGCCGCGGGTGCTGTTGGCgctggagaggaagaaggattgcAGGTTGGCGGTGGTGCGGGCCCGTGGCAGGATCCTCAGAGTGGAGGGTTCTACAATGGGCCTTCCCACGTTCCGATGATGTGA
- a CDS encoding pumilio-family RNA binding protein, with translation MTTDISTRPDIKAEELVSAMGEVTLNGSGKNGHEALDLAETAEVSNQAVQERLEQKRLEHERARLAQRAKFEQQMRELEANQLAEERQLLSATTPLPAGEAASAPTTPPGHASLGSSVPDLHKEAPAPIGSLPPGPREGLNGAKSMPGSRRTSTYGGTFGMEKMNLSVKTDGSRREWRQEDDDVDAEGAQSSVKYLGMNDDDPFPGIPKQEPKHLSAASAALDLAPLSQTPPRAFGSRPFETSLKTSEWPQFSAVPGASSGAVRGVTSPLQASGLMSEELREPTLLGSRKTSPTAGMADSIASLPAMPSKSVPGTPFGFGGAGGGGAGVGKRVDSGEGLSHAQRGFSNPDLARAFGKVGGGFSMGENARQPYNDLYNSFSPVNASLPPSAAVAAAFTPQVAYDPYGFDEDGYGSGSLYPGGSMGLKNKRADQDREFNRFAGVRIEDLKGELLSLCKDQHGCRYLQKKLEDGDPKHRDMIFNETYGHFPELMTDPFGNYLCQKLLEYSTEEQRSAIIDSVANDLVGISLNMHGTRAVQKMVDFLAQPRQPKQIRTLILALSMNVVALIKDLNGNHVIQKCLNKLIPEDNQFIYNAIAANLIEVATHRHGCCVLQRSIDHASPAQRMQLVTEIIFNSLYLVQDPFGNYVIQYILDLNDARFSEPLIRTFIGNVCSLSVQKFSSNVVEKCIRVADPEIRKVLVGEVLNRSRLEKLLRDSYGNYVIQTILDYCEIGQRMVLVECIRPILPSIRNTPYGKRIQSKLAREDASFQPYNGYNNNGSNSNRGRGGGGGGGGSYHSSRGHIGRPQLQHVNALTDIYGGGGPFMQYGHAPAGHMHPAHAGWAPGREPPHMGGPTHTGLSYHAPGPDGQPWLHLRGPGGGPAPNWHLSQDGPHGGVLPGGMNPQMTGTSVQAAGAVGAGEEEGLQVGGGAGPWQDPQSGGFYNGPSHVPMM, from the exons ATGACAACCGATATCAGCACTAGGCCCGACATCAAGGCCGAGGAGCTTGTCTCCGCAATGGGCGAGGTAACCCTCAATGGGTCTGGGAAGAATGGGCATGAAGCTTTGGACCTGGCAGAGACT GCCGAGGTTTCCAACCAAGCTGTCCAGGAA CGCCTAGAACAGAAGCGTCTTGAGCATGAACGAGCCCGCTTGGCCCAGCGTGCGAAATTCGAGCAGCAAATGCGCGAGCTTGAAGCCAACCAACTTGCAGAGGAACGCCAACTCTTGTCCGCGACTACCCCTCTTCCCGCGGGCGAAGCCGCATCAGCTCCTACTACGCCTCCCGGGCATGCTTCTCTTGGATCTTCGGTCCCTGATTTGCACAAAGAGGCTCCCGCCCCCATTGGTTCGCTTCCGCCTGGTCCCAGAGAAGGTTTGAATGGAGCAAAGAGCATGCCTGGAAGCAGGAGGACAAGCACGTATGGCGGGACTTTTGGcatggagaagatgaactTGAGTGTTAAGACCGATGGATCCAGGAGGGAGTGGAGacaagaagacgacgacgtTGATGCGGAGGGTGCGCAGA GCTCAGTAAAATACCTCGGCATGAACGACGATGACCCCTTCCCCGGCATCCCAAAGCAAGAACCCAAACATCTCTCAGCTGCCTCTGCCGCCCTTGACCTTGCTCCCCTTTCTCAGACTCCTCCCCGAGCCTTTGGCTCTCGTCCTTTCGAAACTTCTCTGAAAACCTCGGAATGGCCTCAATTCTCTGCTGTTCCTGGTGCTTCCTCTGGTGCCGTTCGCGGTGTcacatctcctcttcaggCTTCCGGTCTGATGTCTGAGGAGCTCCGTGAACCTACGTTGCTCGGCTCTCGAAAAACCTCTCCGACAGCTGGTATGGCCGACAGCATTGCCAGCTTGCCGGCTATGCCTAGCAAGAGTGTCCCTGGCACTCCGTTCGGCTTTGGTGGCgccggtggtggtggagcagGCGTCGGCAAGAGAGTTGATTCCGGAGAAGGATTGAGCCACGCTCAGAGAGGATTCTCGAACCCTGACTTGGCGAGAGCATTTGGAAAGGTTGGTGGCGGATTCTCTATGGGGGAAAATGCTCGA CAGCCATACAATGATCTTTACAACTCGTTCTCTCCCGTTAACGCCAGTCTCCCCccttctgctgctgtcgCCGCAGCCTTTACTCCGCAGGTTGCTTATGATCCCTACGGATTCGACGAGGATGGTTACGGTTCAGGATCTCTCTACCCTGGCGGATCCATGGGTTTAAAGAACAAGCGTGCTGATCAAGATCGCGAGTTCAACCGGTTCGCAGGCGTTCGTATTGAAGATCTCAAGGGCGAActcctttctctctgtAAAGACCAGCACGGCTGCCGCTACCTCCAAAAGAAACTCGAAGATGGTGACCCCAAACACCGTGACATGATCTTCAACGAAACCTATGGCCATTTCCCCGAACTCATGACTGACCCCTTTGGCAACTACCTCTGCCAAAAGCTTCTCGAGTACTCTACCGAAGAACAGAGGTCCGCGATCATTGATTCCGTTGCCAACGACTTGGTTGGCATCTCTTTGAACATGCACGGAACGAGGGCAGTccagaagatggtggattTCTTGGCTCAGCCTAGGCAGCCCAAGCAGATTAGGACATTGATCCTTGCTCTGAGCATGAATGTGGTGGCGCTGATCAAGGATTTGAACGGTAACCAT GTTATCCAAAAATGCCTCAACAAGCTCATTCCCGAAGATAACCAATTTATCTACAATGCTATCGCCGCCAATCTTATTGAGGTGGCCACCCATCGTCACGGTTGCTGTGTCCTGCAGCGTAGCATCGATCACGCCTCTCCCGCTCAGAGGATGCAGCTCGTCACCGAAATCATATTCAATTCTCTCTACCTTGTGCAAGATCCTTTCGGAAACTATGTCATTCAGTACATCTTGGACCTGAATGATGCTAGGTTCTCTGAGCCGCTCATCAGGACTTTCATTGGCAATGTCTGTTCGTTGTCTGTACAGAA ATTCTCTTCCAATGTTGTCGAAAAGTGTATCCGTGTGGCCGATCCCGAAATCCGCAAAGTGCTCGTCGGTGAAGTGCTCAACCGATCTCGATTGGAAAAATTGCTTCGCGACAGCTACGGCAACTATGTGATCCAGACCATCCTTGACTACTGTGAGATCGGACAGCGTATGGTTCTTGTGGAGTGCATTCgtcccatccttccttccatccgcaACACTCCTTACGGCAAACGAATCCAGTCCAAGCTTGCCCGCGAAGATGCGTCCTTCCAGCCTTACAACGGTTACAACAACAACGGCAGCAACAGTAACCGAGGTCGgggtggtggcggtggtggtggtggcagTTACCACTCTTCCCGTGGCCACATCGGCCGTCCCCAGTTGCAGCACGTTAACGCCCTGACGGACATCTATGGTGGTGGCGGCCCATTCATGCAGTACGGTCATGCCCCTGCTGGACACATGCACCCTGCTCACGCGGGCTGGGCTCCCGGTAGGGAACCACCTCACATGGGAGGCCCTACCCACACTGGTCTCTCATACCATGCTCCAGGCCCGGATGGTCAACCATGGTTGCACCTCCGCGGGCCAGGCGGTGGTCCGGCCCCCAACTGGCACTTGTCGCAAGACGGACCCCACGGCGGTGTTTTGCCTGGCGGCATGAACCCTCAGATGACAGGCACCAGCGTTCAGGCCGCGGGTGCTGTTGGCgctggagaggaagaaggattgcAGGTTGGCGGTGGTGCGGGCCCGTGGCAGGATCCTCAGAGTGGAGGGTTCTACAATGGGCCTTCCCACGTTCCGATGATGTGA